CGTCGGCGGCGGGGTGCCCGTGCGCTCCAACCACAGCGCCGGGACATTGGGCGGCTCCCAGCCGGGCAGCGACGTATGGTTTTGACGGCAGTCATAACCCTTGCCGCCATACGTCACGATGTCGCTCACCGCGTAGCTGACGTTCGCCGCCCAGGCACCGCGATCCGCCGCCTGGGACAGCGCGGGGAACAGGCACAGCAACGCGATGGCGACGAGACAATGAAACCCTGAGCGGGAGGCGCTCTCCCGGGGTGATACGGCCATGTCCACACTCCTCGGATGGGAATACCGAGGAGAGAGAGACGGGCTTCTATTTTTTCGGGTCAGTGCCCGTTCTCGGTCCTGTCCTGACTATCGGGACTTGGCCGGGCCTAGCGGCCCAGCTCGGCGCGCAGCTGCTGGATGGCGGCGAGCAGGGGCGGCGGGTGCATGCTGCTGGGCACCTCGACCGCGAAGCGCTCGAAGGCCTCCAGGGCCGCGGCCTTGTCGCCCTGCTTCATGGCGAGGGCGCCCAGGAACAGCAGCCCCTCCTGCGCGTCCGGGTAGGTGTCCGACAGCCGCAGCAGCTCGCGCCGCGCGCCGGACTCGTCACCCCGCACCGCCTGGAGCACGCCCTGGTGCACGCGCAGCTCCACGTTGAAGGGATCCACCGCCAGGGCGCGCAGGGTGACGCGCTCGGCCTCCTCGTACATCTGATTGCGGATGAGCTCGTGGCTCACGATGGACGCGGACTCCAGGTCCGCGGGATTCTTCTGCAACTTCTCCCAGGCCTGTTGCAGCTCCGCGTCCATCTGGGGCGCGCCCTGCTGCTGCGCGTCCGCCGAGCCCATGGCCCCCGGAGGCACGCGGCCCGTGGCCGCCTCGTTCTCGCCCCGCGGGTGCTGCTCGGACACGAGCGTGTAGCCCAGCACGCCGAAGAACAGCACGATGCCACCGCCCCACAGCGCGCCCTTGAACTGTTGCGACAGGAAGCCGGTGAGGGCGGGAGCGGGCGCGGAGGGAGCGGGCGCCTTGTCGCGGGCCTTGAGGTGCTCGTCCCGGGCGCGCAGCGCGGC
Above is a window of Cystobacter fuscus DNA encoding:
- a CDS encoding tetratricopeptide repeat protein, producing the protein MNPPTNWTPGLAVLAVGVIAAVLFLLTQRRKGAPSSSRDDVLEDLERRYQSRIEQLKELAADKHALAPERYEAERSRLEQEAVAALRARDEHLKARDKAPAPSAPAPALTGFLSQQFKGALWGGGIVLFFGVLGYTLVSEQHPRGENEAATGRVPPGAMGSADAQQQGAPQMDAELQQAWEKLQKNPADLESASIVSHELIRNQMYEEAERVTLRALAVDPFNVELRVHQGVLQAVRGDESGARRELLRLSDTYPDAQEGLLFLGALAMKQGDKAAALEAFERFAVEVPSSMHPPPLLAAIQQLRAELGR